The following proteins come from a genomic window of Paenibacillus swuensis:
- a CDS encoding MerR family transcriptional regulator: protein MNVYTAKQIADVLQNDDSQINLRTVRYYTQIGIIPPLELVGNKRMYTDIHLHHFRAILALSKSGETLASAQEKLKCLSMEDIIKIGENLRIYQINQLLQNETHVVNEDVIISMSPRIPQELRAKMIETVAHLLKGEGVND from the coding sequence GCAAATAGCTGATGTATTGCAAAATGATGATTCACAAATAAACTTAAGAACCGTCAGGTACTACACACAAATTGGGATTATTCCCCCTCTTGAATTGGTTGGAAACAAAAGAATGTATACGGATATTCACCTGCACCATTTTCGCGCCATCCTCGCCTTATCAAAGAGCGGTGAAACTTTGGCTTCCGCGCAAGAAAAGTTAAAGTGTTTATCGATGGAGGACATTATCAAGATCGGTGAGAATCTGCGTATTTACCAAATCAATCAACTACTCCAGAACGAGACACATGTAGTAAACGAAGACGTAATCATTTCCATGAGCCCGCGAATACCACAAGAGTTAAGGGCGAAAATGATTGAGACCGTTGCGCATTTACTGAAAGGGGAGGGAGTAAATGATTAA